The following are from one region of the Sorghum bicolor cultivar BTx623 chromosome 2, Sorghum_bicolor_NCBIv3, whole genome shotgun sequence genome:
- the LOC8058385 gene encoding uncharacterized protein LOC8058385, translated as MDAEKAVAAAEAERKREEEVERLLNKVWWYSLFLYFGTMIVAIAPNFAPAPSPAAAVPSLLACYDVRYRLTAVLFAVVSLAMQAMLALVLERRPAPAPHLTPLAAWPLGIFTWMFVTTFCLSCLSFGVRNYYYEWTAAVTSAGNLAMAARTVMRYLA; from the exons ATGGATG CGGAGAAGGCTGTTGCTGCCGCTGAGGCGGAACGGAAGAGGGAAGAGGAAGTT GAGAGGCTGCTCAACAAGGTGTGGTGGTACTCGCTGTTCCTCTACTTCGGCACCATGATCGTGGCGATCGCGCCGAACTTCGCGCCGGCGCccagccccgccgccgccgttccgtCCCTCCTCGCCTGCTACGACGTCCGCTACCGCCTCACCGCCGTCTTGTTCGCCGTGGTTTCGCTGGCCATGCAGGCGATGCTGGCGCTCGTCCTGGAGAGGAGGCCCGCGCCGGCGCCGCACCTGACACCGCTGGCCGCGTGGCCGCTCGGCATCTTCACCTGGATGTTCGTCACCACGTTCTGCCTCAGCTGCCTCTCGTTCGGCGTGCGGAACTACTACTACGAGTGGACGGCGGCCGTCACGTCCGCGGGCAACCTCGCCATGGCCGCACGCACCGTGATG CGCTACTTGGCTTGA
- the LOC8078987 gene encoding probable protein phosphatase 2C 68: MGTHQALGPRRSGAPISGDAAVDLGAAGVAKCLPTGCSTATAARTSPRRAGTESTSCSPRSSLSPPPTSPGPRRWSAASRGWTARGDAAPDAATRKRSLEAGELLVARKHGAASVAGRRREMEDIVSVREAFALAEGSHGGRRDFYGVFDGHGCSHVAEACRDRMHELLAEELAVAADDVSWTAAMEHSFARMDSERGCGVDRMHELLAEELAVAADDVSWTAAMERSFARMDSERGCGVGG, translated from the exons ATGGGAACTCACCAGGCGCTGGGGCCGCGGCGGTCTGGGGCGCCGATCTCCGGGGATGCGGCAGTCGACTTAGGAGCTGCTGGG GTTGCCAAATGTCTTCCCACGGGGTGTTCGACGGCCACGGCTGCTCGCACGTCGCCGAGGCGTGCCGGGACCGAATCCACGAGCTGCTCGCCGAGGAGCTCgctgtcgccgccgccgacgtctccTGGACCGCGGCGATGGAGCGCAGCTTCGCGCGGATGGACAGCGAGAGGGGATGCGGCGCCCGACGCTGCCACGAGGAAGCGGAGCCTCGAGGCCGGGGAGCTGCTCGTGGCGCGCAAGCACGGCGCCGCGTCGGTGGCCGGCCGCAGGAGGGAGATGGAGGACATCGTGTCCGTGCGCGAGGCGTTCGCGCTCGCGGAGGGCTCCCACGGCGGGAGGCGCGACTTCTACGGGGTGTTCGACGGCCACGGCTGCTCGCACGTCGCCGAGGCGTGCCGGGACCGCATGCACGAGCTGCTCGCCGAGGAGCTCgctgtcgccgccgacgacgtctCCTGGACCGCGGCGATGGAGCACAGCTTCGCGCGGATGGACAGCGAGAGGGGATGCGGCGTGGACCGGATGCACGAGCTGCTCGCCGAGGAGCTCgctgtcgccgccgacgacgtctCCTGGACCGCGGCGATGGAGCGCAGCTTTGCGCGGATGGACAGCGAGAGGGGATGCGGCGTGGGAG GTTGA